In Dioscorea cayenensis subsp. rotundata cultivar TDr96_F1 chromosome 9, TDr96_F1_v2_PseudoChromosome.rev07_lg8_w22 25.fasta, whole genome shotgun sequence, a genomic segment contains:
- the LOC120268640 gene encoding uncharacterized mitochondrial protein AtMg00810-like, whose translation MAEELDALSRTHTWDIVPLPAHAIPITCRWIYRVKTRSDGSLERYKARLVTRGFQQEYGRDYEETFAPVAHMHIVRTLVAVAAAPHAWFERFSTVVEAAGFTPSIHDPAVFIHSSPRGRTILLLYVDDMILTGDDSAHITFVKQKLCETFLMTDLGPLRYFLGIEITSHPDGYRLSQQRYTLDLLARSGLTDTRTAATLMELHLQLRASDGTPLPDPTRYRHLVGSLVYLAVTRPDISHAVHILSQFVAAPTSVHYGHLLRVLRYLRGTFSRGLFYSHQSTLQQQAYSDATWASSPDDRVSVTGYFIFLGASLVIWKTKKQHTVAKSSAEAEVRALASTVQEVLWIRSVLQDFGVPIHSPIPIHCNSTGALQIATDPVKHELTKHIGVDAHFTRCHVRAHIVSLHYLPTEVQPHDHTYCAIDEL comes from the exons ATGGCtgaggagcttgatgccttGTCTCGGACTCATACCTGGGATATTGTCCCTCTCCCTGCCCATGCCATTCCCATTACTTGTCGCTGGATCTATCGGGTGAAGACCCGTTCTGATGGATCCCTCGAGCGCTACAAAGCGCGTCTTGTTACTCGCGGTTTTCAGCAGGAGTATGgtcgtgactatgaggagacttttgccccaGTGGCTCACATGCACATTGTTCGTACATTAgttgctgttgctgct gctcctcatGCCTGGTTTGAGAGGTTTAGTACGGTGGTTGAGGCTGCTGGATTTACTCCGAGCATCCATGATCCGGCAGTCTTTATTCATTCTTCACCTCGTGGCCGGACCATTCTTCTTTTGTACgtggatgatatgattcttACTGGTGATGATTCTGCTCATATTACTTTTGTGAAGCAGAAACTGTGTGAGACCTTCTTGATGACTGATCTCGGTCCGCTTCGTTATTTTCTGGGTatcgagatcacatctcatcCTGATGGCTATCGACTATCTCAGCAGCGTTACACTCTTGATCTTCTTGCTCGCTCTGGCTTGACAGATACTCGTACTGCCGCTACACTGATGGAGTTGCATTTGCAGCTTCGTGCTTCTGATGGGACTCCCTTACCAGATCCTACTCGCTATCGACATCTTGTGGGTAGCTTGGTATATCTTGCTGTTACACGTCCTGACATTTCTCATGCTGTGCACATTCTCAGTCAGTTTGTTGCGGCTCCCACCTCTGTTCATTATGGACATCTTCTTCGAGTACTgcgatatcttcgtggcacttTCTCGCGAGGTTTGTTCTACTCACACCAGTCCACTCTTCAGCAACAggcctattctgatgctacttgggccagCTCTCCTGATGATCGAGTCTCTGTCACTGGCTACTTTATCTTTCTTGGGGCTTCACTTGTTatttggaagactaagaaacagCACACTGTTGCCAAATCCAgtgctgaggctgaggttcgtgctttGGCTTCTACAGTACAGGAGGTGCTTTGGATTCGCTCGGTTCTACAGGATTTTGGTGTACCGATCCattctcctattcctattcactGTAACAGTACGGGAGCCCTTCAGATTGCTACTgatccggtcaagcatgagctgaccaaacacattggtgtaGATGCCCACTTCACCCGTTGTCATGTCCGTGCTCATATTGTGTCCCTCCATTATCTTCCTACCGAGGTTCAG ccTCATGATCACACTTATTGTGCAATAGATGAGCTTTGA